One genomic region from Campylobacter concisus encodes:
- the ubiE gene encoding bifunctional demethylmenaquinone methyltransferase/2-methoxy-6-polyprenyl-1,4-benzoquinol methylase UbiE, with protein MQKQEKIVDMFNQIAPTYDVANRVLSLGVDVSWRKFACRYMLEIFKERSINIVDVACGTGDMMGLWSEISKEFGVQIKNLTGIDPSSGMLKEARAKFPNFKFIEAYADNTTLASGEAQILSISYGIRNVVERKAALREFNRVLALNGYVVVLEFTKRQKKGLITSLRDFYLSKILPKIGGFISKNKEAYEYLPSSIENFLDAKSFCDELATAGFEIELCKGFSMDISTLFIAKKVREINA; from the coding sequence ATGCAAAAACAAGAAAAAATCGTTGATATGTTTAACCAGATCGCTCCGACTTATGACGTCGCAAACAGAGTGCTAAGCCTTGGTGTGGATGTGAGTTGGAGGAAATTTGCCTGCAGGTATATGCTAGAAATTTTTAAAGAAAGAAGCATAAATATCGTGGATGTGGCTTGTGGCACTGGCGATATGATGGGGCTTTGGAGTGAAATTTCAAAAGAATTTGGCGTGCAGATAAAAAACCTTACTGGCATCGATCCATCAAGTGGCATGCTAAAAGAGGCGAGAGCGAAATTTCCAAATTTTAAATTTATAGAGGCCTACGCTGACAACACTACGCTTGCAAGCGGAGAGGCTCAAATTTTAAGCATAAGCTATGGCATTAGAAATGTGGTCGAGCGAAAGGCAGCGCTTAGGGAGTTTAACAGAGTGCTTGCTCTAAATGGCTACGTAGTCGTACTTGAATTTACAAAACGCCAGAAAAAGGGGCTTATAACCTCGCTAAGAGATTTTTACCTAAGTAAAATTTTGCCAAAAATTGGTGGCTTTATCTCAAAAAACAAAGAGGCATACGAATATCTGCCAAGCTCGATCGAAAATTTCTTGGATGCAAAGAGCTTTTGCGACGAGCTAGCCACGGCTGGTTTTGAGATAGAGCTTTGCAAGGGCTTTAGCATGGATATCTCGACACTATTTATCGCTAAAAAGGTAAGAGAAATCAATGCTTAG
- a CDS encoding CHAD domain-containing protein — protein MSLEIERKFLLKNSQILDFLKEAGVVFKHLEISQFYTKITQNEEIRFRSEEDKFIKTVKIGKGLIREENEEFCEKAEFKKALKNRIGSIILKDRYIFKLNNNPCNIDIFKNELNGLCTFEIEFSDENEAVFFKLPPFLENFCLSDVTCDKRYKNKFLAIHANENEQIDYKRAYKIIKEKEILPNFAANLKSGEALRALFVSIFKVIKKLKNQYLIDKDEEVLHELRINLRKVRSILKIFSGVFDEKVTLFFGENFKMLANSTNKKRDLDVFLNFLNEQKHANEPIYFVKKALDLEYENVKSYLGDEENYAFLKEWEIFLNEGEFYKSKLFDISLSRLGSFKLRMLLVLAQKRLKSLNQDCPNESFHDLRIELKKMRYTYEFLCEIFYFEGLKKYEEKLKQMQEIFGNLQDYDVWLGILKRLPEIPDKERLESKIYKQIYKSREEILKKRLKFIKATRKISRNLKIYYI, from the coding sequence GTGAGTTTGGAGATAGAGCGTAAATTTTTACTCAAAAATTCTCAAATTCTAGATTTTTTAAAAGAAGCTGGAGTAGTCTTTAAGCATCTTGAAATTTCTCAGTTTTATACCAAGATAACGCAAAATGAAGAGATCCGCTTTCGAAGTGAAGAGGATAAATTTATAAAAACTGTAAAGATTGGCAAAGGTCTAATTAGAGAAGAAAATGAAGAATTTTGTGAAAAAGCGGAGTTTAAAAAGGCTCTTAAAAACCGCATCGGTAGCATCATCTTAAAAGATAGATATATTTTTAAACTAAATAACAATCCTTGCAATATCGATATTTTTAAAAATGAACTAAACGGGCTTTGTACATTTGAAATCGAATTTAGCGATGAAAATGAGGCCGTCTTTTTCAAGCTACCACCGTTTTTAGAAAATTTTTGCCTAAGTGACGTAACTTGCGACAAAAGATATAAAAACAAATTTCTTGCCATCCATGCTAATGAAAATGAGCAAATCGACTACAAAAGAGCCTATAAGATCATAAAAGAAAAAGAAATCCTGCCAAATTTTGCTGCAAATCTAAAAAGCGGAGAGGCGCTAAGAGCCCTTTTTGTTAGTATTTTTAAAGTAATAAAAAAGCTAAAAAACCAGTATTTGATAGATAAAGATGAAGAGGTTTTGCATGAGCTTCGCATAAATTTAAGAAAGGTTAGATCGATCCTTAAAATTTTTAGTGGCGTTTTTGATGAGAAAGTGACACTTTTTTTTGGTGAGAATTTTAAAATGCTTGCAAACTCGACAAACAAAAAGCGAGATTTGGATGTATTTTTGAACTTTTTAAACGAGCAAAAGCACGCAAATGAGCCTATATATTTTGTAAAAAAGGCTCTAGATTTAGAGTATGAAAATGTAAAAAGCTACCTTGGCGATGAAGAAAACTACGCATTCTTAAAAGAGTGGGAGATATTTTTAAACGAGGGTGAATTTTATAAGTCAAAACTCTTTGACATAAGCCTCTCGCGACTTGGTTCGTTTAAGCTTAGAATGCTTTTAGTTTTAGCTCAAAAAAGGCTAAAAAGCCTTAATCAAGACTGCCCAAATGAGAGCTTTCATGATCTTAGGATAGAGCTTAAAAAGATGAGATACACATACGAGTTTTTATGTGAAATTTTTTATTTTGAAGGGCTTAAAAAGTATGAAGAGAAGCTAAAGCAGATGCAAGAAATTTTTGGCAATCTTCAAGACTATGACGTCTGGCTCGGTATCCTTAAAAGACTTCCAGAAATACCAGATAAAGAGAGGCTTGAGAGTAAAATTTACAAGCAAATTTATAAAAGTAGAGAAGAGATACTAAAAAAGCGTCTTAAATTTATAAAAGCAACTCGTAAAATTTCAAGAAATTTAAAAATTTACTACATATAA
- the xseA gene encoding exodeoxyribonuclease VII large subunit yields the protein MLSVSELNEKAKALLEATLDYVEVSGEISRLTKHASGHWYFTLKDEKSSISAVMYRMNNQKVKFLPKDGLKVKIYGKVTIYSPSGSYQLVASTMMPDGEGELELAFRQLKEKLENEGLFDIGAKKEIPNLPKKIALVTSATSAALQDMLKVVTSRWKLSEIYIFDALTQGENAPSSLIKALRRADRYGVDVIVLARGGGSKEDLWCFNDEGLAREIYATKTPVISAIGHEVDYVISDFVADRRSLTPSAAMLDLLPDEEAFFQYLDRLSDDLDSALSLKITKKQNLLNVLLSKFSSNALKARIELKFSEVANKQNALANAVQRKILVLGSALSSLEKAYEMRELFFESTKGLIEVRKDGKRVDLRDLKIDDEVELISQNTHKKAIIKE from the coding sequence ATGCTTAGCGTATCTGAGCTAAACGAAAAAGCAAAGGCACTGCTTGAAGCCACACTTGACTATGTCGAGGTAAGCGGAGAAATTTCGCGCCTTACTAAGCACGCTTCTGGGCACTGGTACTTCACACTAAAGGATGAAAAGTCAAGCATCTCAGCCGTGATGTATCGCATGAATAACCAAAAGGTGAAATTCCTGCCAAAAGATGGCTTGAAGGTCAAAATTTATGGCAAAGTGACTATTTACTCGCCAAGCGGGTCGTATCAGCTAGTGGCTAGTACGATGATGCCTGATGGCGAGGGCGAGCTTGAGCTTGCGTTTAGGCAGCTTAAAGAAAAGCTCGAAAATGAGGGGCTTTTTGACATAGGTGCAAAAAAAGAGATACCAAATTTACCTAAAAAAATAGCCCTTGTTACAAGCGCCACTTCGGCAGCGCTTCAGGATATGCTAAAGGTAGTGACGAGCCGTTGGAAACTAAGCGAAATTTATATATTTGACGCGCTAACTCAAGGTGAAAATGCCCCAAGCTCGCTTATAAAGGCTTTACGAAGAGCTGATAGATACGGCGTTGATGTGATCGTTTTAGCTCGTGGAGGTGGCAGCAAAGAAGACCTTTGGTGCTTTAACGACGAAGGTCTAGCGCGTGAAATTTACGCTACCAAAACGCCAGTCATAAGTGCTATCGGACACGAGGTCGACTATGTTATAAGCGACTTTGTAGCAGACCGCAGATCGCTTACACCAAGTGCAGCCATGCTAGATCTTTTGCCTGATGAAGAGGCGTTTTTTCAGTATCTTGACAGGCTCAGCGACGATCTTGATAGCGCCTTAAGCTTAAAGATAACCAAAAAGCAAAATTTGTTAAATGTTCTTCTTTCTAAATTTTCATCAAATGCCCTAAAAGCTAGGATCGAGCTAAAATTTAGCGAGGTAGCAAATAAGCAAAACGCCCTAGCAAACGCCGTGCAAAGAAAAATTTTAGTCCTTGGCTCGGCCCTTAGCTCGCTAGAGAAGGCTTATGAGATGAGAGAGCTCTTTTTTGAGAGCACAAAGGGGCTTATCGAGGTTAGAAAAGATGGCAAGAGGGTTGATCTTAGGGATTTAAAAATAGACGATGAGGTAGAGCTTATCTCGCAAAATACACATAAAAAAGCAATTATCAAGGAGTAA
- a CDS encoding anthranilate synthase component I family protein produces MLLEQPLFYYEVIREKFKNSYLAEDKTQTIIGIDCEYIDEKDMDFYGLRSYFDTNRNKSLAPFAGLFGVFAYDGVRYFEYIGEEKAKKYEFPKFIYADAKAYLHFDKMSKIYTFYGDKNKYYDFLLDVKVENKSKEQSKFSIKTDLGKEKKHFEDMVELAKEYIRSGDVFQVVLDELLEISTNMSSLEFYKKLSLTNPSPYMFHFPTPYGDVVGSSPELVFEMKSEQIFVAPIAGTRPRGSDANADAALESELLSDEKELAEHKMLIDLARNDIGRVSEPKSVAVKNAMHIQKYEKVIHIVSDVYGKCAKGLDLFDVLASIFPAGTLSGAPKIRAMQIINELEISERNIYGGGIGFLHFNGDAQVAILIRSAIFVPGENGFSDVFVGAGAGIVYDSKSEREYAEICHKRASVLNVFKNNAKEF; encoded by the coding sequence ATGCTCTTAGAACAACCACTGTTTTATTATGAAGTGATTAGAGAAAAATTTAAAAATAGCTACCTAGCCGAGGATAAGACGCAAACGATTATAGGCATTGATTGCGAATACATCGATGAAAAGGATATGGATTTTTATGGGCTTAGAAGTTATTTTGATACAAATCGTAATAAATCTTTAGCTCCGTTTGCAGGTCTCTTTGGTGTTTTTGCATATGACGGCGTGAGATACTTTGAGTATATCGGAGAAGAGAAAGCTAAAAAGTACGAATTTCCAAAATTTATCTATGCCGATGCAAAGGCCTATCTGCACTTTGACAAGATGAGTAAAATTTATACATTTTATGGAGATAAGAATAAATATTATGACTTTTTACTTGATGTGAAAGTTGAAAACAAAAGCAAAGAGCAGAGTAAATTTAGTATAAAAACTGATCTTGGTAAAGAAAAGAAACACTTTGAGGATATGGTTGAGTTAGCAAAAGAGTATATAAGAAGCGGCGATGTCTTTCAGGTGGTGCTTGATGAATTGCTTGAAATTTCAACGAATATGAGCAGTTTGGAATTTTATAAAAAGCTCTCACTTACAAATCCAAGCCCATATATGTTTCATTTTCCTACACCTTATGGCGATGTGGTTGGCTCTTCGCCAGAGCTTGTTTTTGAGATGAAAAGTGAGCAAATTTTTGTGGCTCCGATCGCAGGCACAAGGCCTAGAGGAAGCGATGCAAATGCAGATGCAGCACTTGAAAGTGAGCTTTTAAGTGACGAAAAGGAACTGGCTGAGCACAAAATGCTAATCGATCTTGCCAGAAATGACATCGGCAGGGTTTCAGAACCAAAAAGCGTAGCTGTAAAAAATGCTATGCATATCCAAAAGTATGAAAAAGTAATTCATATCGTAAGCGATGTCTATGGCAAATGCGCCAAGGGACTTGATCTTTTTGATGTCTTAGCTAGTATTTTTCCAGCTGGCACGCTAAGCGGAGCCCCAAAAATAAGAGCTATGCAGATAATCAATGAGCTTGAAATTTCTGAGCGAAATATCTATGGTGGCGGCATTGGATTTTTACATTTTAATGGCGATGCTCAGGTTGCTATTCTTATTCGCTCAGCCATCTTTGTGCCAGGTGAAAATGGATTTAGTGATGTATTTGTGGGGGCTGGAGCTGGTATAGTTTATGACTCAAAGAGCGAAAGAGAATACGCTGAAATTTGCCATAAGCGAGCAAGCGTGCTAAATGTATTTAAAAATAACGCAAAAGAGTTTTAG
- a CDS encoding class I SAM-dependent methyltransferase: MNKTKKAYDEIPYFSAAFSDCSPVRIEAVAKILGLKAAGLKEARVLELGSSYGGNILPFAISHKNAKVVGIDISSHQVAEGNKVAKQIGLENFTLLERNFLHMNESDIKELGKFDYIIAHGVYSWVSPNVRDALLATIKALLSEDGIAYVSYNTYPGWKSLDILRDFMLFVSSGNDSKEALARVKSELNFLQDYLKFSLQSQSDVVYKDSMKLLLTQLNFLQGIITKGNDYYILHDFLEASNEPIYFHKFAKHIDKHGLCYVIDASLNDIFASSTGIYRFDAHIEQNYNSRIKKEQLNDFLFNRSFRKSLIAHKERLGGAEDFDVVLGESELDRIYFAYFSEQPRTKTQEILSKAYPQSLNLSEVKTALGENANEAFVGLLEILNDQNTKISSSKLKALAYESGKTKLKPRAAAYLEYFLNASSPVISLANELNGKLNLSQEEIKAALKFDGKTSLKEITKSVNLKEEELDRLAFKLREAYFFEEI, encoded by the coding sequence ATGAATAAAACAAAGAAAGCTTACGATGAAATTCCTTATTTCTCGGCTGCATTTAGCGACTGCTCGCCAGTTAGGATAGAAGCGGTTGCTAAAATTCTGGGGCTTAAAGCAGCTGGCTTAAAAGAGGCTAGGGTGCTTGAGCTTGGCTCGTCATATGGCGGCAATATCTTGCCATTTGCCATTTCACATAAAAATGCAAAAGTCGTTGGTATCGATATCTCAAGTCATCAAGTGGCTGAAGGTAACAAAGTAGCAAAGCAGATAGGTTTAGAAAATTTTACTCTGCTTGAGCGAAATTTTTTGCACATGAACGAAAGCGATATAAAAGAGCTTGGAAAATTTGACTATATTATCGCTCATGGCGTTTATAGCTGGGTGAGCCCAAACGTGAGAGATGCGCTGCTTGCCACGATTAAGGCACTACTTAGCGAGGATGGCATCGCTTATGTTTCGTATAATACCTATCCTGGCTGGAAGAGTCTTGATATTTTAAGAGATTTTATGCTTTTTGTAAGCTCAGGCAACGACAGCAAAGAAGCACTTGCTCGCGTAAAGAGCGAGTTAAATTTCTTACAGGATTATTTGAAATTTAGCCTGCAAAGTCAAAGCGATGTCGTATACAAAGATAGCATGAAGCTTCTTCTAACGCAGCTAAATTTCTTACAAGGCATCATCACAAAGGGTAATGATTATTATATTTTGCATGATTTTTTAGAGGCTAGCAACGAGCCAATCTACTTTCATAAATTTGCTAAACATATCGACAAGCACGGACTTTGCTACGTCATAGACGCCTCACTAAATGATATCTTTGCAAGCTCAACTGGGATCTACCGCTTTGACGCGCACATCGAGCAAAATTACAACTCTCGCATCAAAAAAGAGCAGCTAAACGACTTTTTGTTTAATAGATCATTTAGAAAAAGCCTCATCGCGCACAAAGAAAGGCTTGGTGGTGCTGAGGACTTTGACGTGGTGCTTGGAGAGAGCGAGCTTGATAGGATTTATTTTGCATATTTTAGCGAGCAACCAAGGACAAAAACGCAAGAAATTTTAAGCAAAGCCTATCCACAAAGCCTAAATTTAAGCGAAGTAAAAACGGCGCTTGGCGAGAATGCAAATGAAGCTTTTGTGGGACTGCTTGAAATTTTAAACGATCAAAACACTAAAATTTCTTCTTCAAAACTCAAAGCACTTGCCTATGAGTCTGGTAAAACCAAGCTAAAGCCTAGAGCTGCTGCATATCTTGAGTATTTTTTAAATGCTAGTTCGCCAGTCATCTCTCTTGCAAACGAGCTAAACGGTAAGCTAAACTTAAGCCAGGAAGAGATTAAAGCTGCTTTGAAATTTGATGGTAAAACCAGCTTAAAAGAGATCACAAAGAGTGTAAATTTAAAAGAAGAAGAACTAGACAGACTTGCATTTAAGCTAAGGGAAGCTTACTTTTTTGAAGAAATTTAG
- the serC gene encoding phosphoserine transaminase, with the protein MSRKINFSAGPSAIPLSVLEHAKAEFTDYRGEGYSIMEISHRSKTFEEIHFGAMDKIRKLYGIGDEYEILFLQGGAHLQFSMIPMNLYQGGRAEYANTGVWTNKAIKEAKVLGVNVDVVASSEDENFSYIPDVKFSDDADYAYICSNNTIYGTQYKAMPKTKSPLVVDASSDFFARPLDFSSIGLLYGGAQKNAGPSGVTIVIIRKDLVDRVSSQNVPMFLRYKTHVEANSLYNTPPTFGIYLLNLTMQHLLDLGGLAEVEKINTKKASTLYDIIDGSNGFYLGHAKKSSRSDMNVSFTIPKDHALELVFVEEALKEGMLGLKGHRHLGGIRASIYNAVSQSDVEKLGEFMREFARKHS; encoded by the coding sequence ATGAGTAGAAAAATCAACTTTAGCGCAGGTCCAAGCGCGATACCACTAAGCGTTTTAGAGCATGCAAAGGCCGAATTTACCGACTACAGAGGCGAGGGCTACTCGATCATGGAGATCAGCCACAGAAGCAAGACCTTTGAGGAGATCCACTTTGGCGCGATGGATAAGATAAGAAAGCTTTACGGTATCGGTGATGAGTATGAAATTTTATTTTTGCAAGGTGGTGCACACTTGCAATTTAGCATGATACCAATGAATTTATATCAAGGTGGTAGGGCCGAGTACGCAAATACTGGCGTTTGGACAAACAAAGCGATCAAAGAGGCAAAAGTGCTTGGCGTAAACGTAGATGTCGTAGCAAGCAGTGAGGATGAAAATTTCTCTTACATCCCTGATGTGAAATTTAGTGACGATGCCGACTACGCATACATCTGCTCAAACAATACGATTTATGGCACGCAGTATAAAGCTATGCCAAAGACCAAATCGCCCCTAGTTGTTGATGCTTCGAGCGATTTTTTTGCTAGACCGCTTGATTTTAGCAGTATTGGCTTGCTTTACGGCGGCGCTCAGAAAAATGCAGGCCCAAGCGGCGTGACTATCGTTATTATAAGAAAAGACCTAGTTGATCGTGTGAGCAGTCAAAATGTCCCTATGTTTTTGCGCTACAAAACGCACGTAGAGGCAAACTCGCTTTACAACACACCACCAACTTTTGGAATTTATCTTTTAAATTTAACTATGCAGCACCTGCTAGATCTTGGCGGACTTGCCGAGGTTGAGAAGATAAATACCAAAAAAGCAAGCACGCTTTATGACATCATAGACGGCTCAAATGGCTTTTATCTAGGTCACGCTAAAAAATCAAGCAGATCAGATATGAACGTGAGCTTTACGATACCAAAAGATCACGCGCTTGAGCTAGTTTTTGTAGAAGAAGCACTAAAAGAGGGCATGTTAGGGCTAAAAGGTCACAGACATCTTGGTGGTATAAGAGCTTCTATCTACAATGCCGTTAGCCAAAGCGATGTTGAAAAACTTGGCGAGTTTATGAGAGAATTTGCAAGAAAACATAGCTGA
- a CDS encoding sulfite exporter TauE/SafE family protein → MLFVELFIIGIGVGYIAGFFGIGGGTVVVPIMVAFGYDIKTAIGISIMQMIFSATFGSYLNYKAGLLKLNRGVFLGLGGLVGASFSGIIVSHAPELLLELLLLATFIFSLIKLYFTPNSDGTNANNSVFLLFLVGFCIGALAISIGIGGGVFITPILVGFLRYDMKKAVSMGVFFVMFAAISGFISLSLNGHISYLEGTFLGLGSLIGAYFGTKKTQAMDKKALKKWFLLFYITMIIIILKDIMFD, encoded by the coding sequence ATGCTTTTTGTTGAACTTTTTATAATTGGTATCGGCGTTGGATACATCGCTGGATTTTTTGGCATAGGTGGTGGCACGGTCGTTGTTCCTATAATGGTCGCCTTTGGATATGACATAAAAACTGCTATTGGCATAAGCATCATGCAGATGATATTTAGTGCGACATTTGGCTCATACCTAAACTATAAAGCCGGGCTTTTAAAACTAAACCGCGGTGTATTTTTAGGTCTTGGAGGTCTAGTAGGAGCCAGCTTTAGTGGCATAATCGTATCTCATGCACCTGAGCTCTTACTCGAACTGCTTTTGCTTGCAACTTTTATCTTTTCACTCATAAAACTATACTTCACACCAAATAGCGACGGTACAAATGCGAACAACTCAGTGTTTTTGCTATTTCTAGTTGGTTTTTGCATAGGTGCACTTGCCATTAGTATAGGCATAGGCGGTGGGGTTTTTATAACTCCTATTTTAGTTGGCTTCTTGCGCTATGATATGAAAAAAGCCGTTTCAATGGGCGTATTTTTCGTGATGTTTGCAGCCATTTCAGGCTTTATCTCGCTATCTTTAAACGGCCACATCTCTTATTTGGAGGGTACATTCCTAGGGCTTGGCTCATTAATAGGAGCCTACTTTGGCACCAAGAAAACACAAGCTATGGACAAAAAAGCACTTAAAAAGTGGTTTTTACTCTTTTATATCACGATGATAATCATAATACTAAAAGATATAATGTTTGACTAG
- a CDS encoding Fur family transcriptional regulator gives MQYVSLLKQSGLKVTPQRLSVLRILDRHTHPTIDELYDEILKESPSVSLATVYKNLNTLKDEGLVVEVNIVNQKARYDIYEYPHIHVVCESCGSVEDVSYDDAELGKYQEALEKKIGNIIERLNIVASVKSCKHCK, from the coding sequence ATGCAATACGTATCATTATTAAAGCAATCTGGGCTAAAAGTCACGCCACAGCGCCTTAGCGTTTTAAGAATTCTTGATCGCCACACGCACCCAACAATTGATGAGCTTTATGATGAGATTTTAAAAGAGAGTCCATCGGTTTCTCTTGCGACAGTTTATAAAAATTTAAATACTTTAAAAGACGAAGGTCTCGTAGTCGAAGTAAATATCGTCAATCAAAAAGCTAGATACGACATCTACGAATATCCACATATCCATGTAGTTTGCGAAAGCTGTGGAAGCGTCGAGGACGTGAGCTACGATGATGCTGAGCTTGGCAAATATCAAGAGGCACTAGAAAAGAAGATCGGAAATATAATAGAGCGTTTAAATATCGTAGCTAGCGTAAAAAGCTGTAAACACTGTAAATAA
- the dxs gene encoding 1-deoxy-D-xylulose-5-phosphate synthase produces the protein MNKDVKSLDVDELNALCHDIRDKILATVSKNGGHLSSNIGAVEIIVAMHKIFDVTKDPFIFDVSHQSYAHKLLTGRWDSFDTLRKFNGISGYTKPSESKFDYFVAGHSSTSISLAVGAAKAIKLKNEDRIPVAVIGDGSLSGGMAYEALNELGDRKYPCVIILNDNEMSISKPIGALSKYLSQMMAGQFYQKFKGRVERFLSYMPDSAAYMARRMEEGIRLITPGMFFEELGLEYIGPVNGHDLLALLSTFETAKNMKKPVIVHVQTLKGKGYEFAEGCYENWHGVGPFDLKSGEFIKRQSNKSATAIFSEQLLKMAREHSDIVGVTAAMPTGTGMDALIQEFPDRFWDVAIAEQHAVTSMSAMAKEGFKPFVAIYSTFMQRAYDQVIHDASILNLNITFAMDRAGIVGEDGETHQGAFDISFLNAVPNMVLFAPRCEESMKNVMEFAYSYKGVSAFRYPRGAFILRDEFEAQPLEFGKGEILADANSDIVFLGYGNGVGRANLVRNLLTGKLDVILVDLVFAKPLDSELLLDLAKRTKKWYIFSDSAKKGGIGEIVSAFLQENKISNISVISFEYEDKFIPHGSTAEVEKYLGISAEQITKNLLENN, from the coding sequence ATGAATAAAGACGTTAAAAGTTTAGATGTTGATGAACTAAACGCACTTTGTCATGACATCAGGGATAAAATTTTAGCCACTGTTAGCAAAAATGGCGGTCATCTTAGCTCAAATATCGGTGCAGTTGAGATCATTGTAGCGATGCATAAAATTTTTGATGTGACAAAAGATCCATTTATCTTCGATGTAAGCCACCAAAGCTACGCACATAAGCTACTAACTGGACGCTGGGATAGCTTTGATACGCTTAGAAAATTTAATGGCATCAGCGGCTATACAAAGCCAAGCGAGAGTAAATTTGACTACTTTGTAGCAGGGCATAGCTCGACGTCCATATCTTTAGCAGTTGGTGCTGCAAAGGCGATAAAACTTAAAAACGAAGATCGTATCCCAGTAGCTGTCATAGGCGATGGCTCACTAAGTGGCGGCATGGCGTACGAGGCGCTAAATGAGCTAGGGGATAGAAAATATCCTTGCGTCATCATCCTAAATGACAACGAGATGAGTATAAGCAAGCCAATAGGCGCACTTAGCAAGTATCTAAGCCAGATGATGGCAGGGCAGTTTTATCAAAAATTTAAAGGTAGGGTTGAGCGCTTTTTAAGCTATATGCCAGACTCTGCAGCCTACATGGCTAGACGCATGGAGGAGGGCATCAGACTTATCACTCCTGGTATGTTTTTTGAAGAGCTTGGACTTGAGTACATAGGTCCAGTCAATGGACACGACCTCTTGGCGCTTCTTAGCACATTTGAAACTGCCAAAAATATGAAAAAACCAGTCATCGTGCACGTGCAGACGCTAAAGGGCAAAGGGTATGAATTTGCTGAGGGGTGCTACGAAAATTGGCACGGAGTTGGACCATTTGATCTAAAAAGTGGCGAATTTATCAAAAGACAGTCAAACAAGTCAGCCACGGCGATCTTTAGCGAGCAGCTTTTAAAGATGGCAAGAGAGCATAGCGACATCGTTGGTGTAACGGCCGCGATGCCAACAGGCACTGGTATGGACGCTTTGATACAAGAATTTCCAGATCGTTTTTGGGACGTGGCGATAGCCGAGCAACACGCAGTCACGTCTATGTCAGCCATGGCAAAAGAGGGTTTTAAACCATTTGTTGCAATATACTCGACATTTATGCAAAGAGCCTACGATCAGGTCATTCACGATGCTTCTATTTTAAATTTAAACATCACGTTTGCGATGGATAGGGCTGGTATCGTAGGTGAGGACGGCGAAACGCATCAGGGTGCGTTTGATATAAGCTTTTTAAACGCTGTGCCAAACATGGTTCTTTTTGCCCCAAGATGCGAAGAGAGTATGAAAAATGTTATGGAATTTGCCTACTCTTACAAGGGTGTTAGCGCATTTAGATATCCGCGCGGAGCGTTTATCTTAAGAGATGAGTTTGAAGCTCAGCCACTTGAGTTTGGCAAGGGTGAAATTTTAGCTGATGCAAATAGTGATATTGTATTTTTAGGCTATGGTAACGGCGTTGGCAGAGCAAATTTGGTCAGAAATTTACTAACTGGCAAGCTTGATGTGATATTGGTTGATCTTGTTTTTGCAAAACCGCTTGATAGTGAGCTTTTACTGGATCTTGCAAAACGCACTAAAAAATGGTACATCTTTAGCGATAGTGCCAAAAAAGGCGGTATTGGCGAGATAGTAAGTGCATTTTTACAAGAAAATAAAATTTCAAATATAAGTGTCATTAGCTTTGAGTACGAAGATAAATTTATCCCACATGGTTCAACTGCTGAGGTTGAAAAATATCTTGGTATAAGTGCCGAGCAGATTACCAAAAATTTACTAGAGAATAATTAA